The Petrocella atlantisensis genome has a window encoding:
- a CDS encoding GNAT family N-acetyltransferase, translated as MDIRRYCKEDEQQLFDMIREEGEEWLDYYSSEGYKKYIIALASSITYVAYMEDILCGYARCRDDDGFGIYVYDLLVKKTYRGNSIGKRLIEQACKDFSDQPVYVMSDVDPYYEKLGYKREGSIFEVNNS; from the coding sequence ATGGATATTAGAAGATATTGTAAAGAAGATGAACAACAATTGTTTGATATGATTAGAGAAGAGGGAGAAGAATGGCTTGACTACTATAGCTCTGAAGGTTATAAAAAATATATAATAGCTTTGGCCTCCAGCATCACTTATGTGGCTTATATGGAGGATATTCTATGTGGGTATGCCCGTTGTCGTGATGATGATGGCTTTGGAATCTATGTCTATGATTTATTGGTCAAAAAAACGTATCGAGGAAATTCAATTGGAAAAAGGCTGATAGAACAAGCGTGCAAAGACTTTTCAGATCAACCGGTGTATGTTATGAGTGATGTAGATCCATATTATGAAAAGCTTGGATATAAGAGAGAAGGATCCATATTTGAAGTAAACAATAGCTAA
- a CDS encoding SDR family NAD(P)-dependent oxidoreductase, whose product MNAKIVLITGANSGIGKAAAIKFAREGYYVIMACRNLDKGRLVQRYIIETTKNNQVDLLELDVASLDAIRRFCNEYEKKYDRLDILIHNAAYLQHGVKEYQFSQDHIELVFATNAVGPFFLTYLLRGMLIKSENPKILNACTVSIRHYFVKNRKIEFDNLRGEYKNSRSYNTYRKYGDSKMALLLLTFKMSEILKKSGITVNAIQIPAIKISKNTRRQFKSVWRLSAEIQNAFGAKPESIANTYFDICTSKALNNISGKLINSKLEVMKPSHYTHGLLQSIRQLLDMGVYPRYADDADNIESVWEVCSKMTQADFEGVYKGE is encoded by the coding sequence ATGAATGCAAAAATAGTCTTAATAACAGGTGCAAACTCAGGTATAGGTAAAGCGGCAGCAATTAAGTTTGCTAGGGAAGGTTATTATGTCATAATGGCTTGCCGCAACTTAGATAAAGGGCGCTTGGTTCAGCGTTATATCATTGAAACAACGAAGAATAACCAAGTAGATTTATTAGAATTAGATGTTGCCTCATTGGATGCTATCAGACGCTTTTGTAATGAGTATGAGAAGAAGTATGATCGGTTAGATATACTCATTCACAATGCGGCATATCTACAACATGGTGTAAAAGAATATCAGTTTAGCCAGGACCATATTGAATTAGTGTTTGCCACCAATGCAGTTGGCCCTTTTTTTCTGACGTATTTATTAAGAGGAATGCTTATAAAATCAGAGAATCCCAAAATACTGAATGCATGTACAGTTAGCATAAGACACTACTTTGTAAAAAATAGAAAAATAGAATTTGATAATTTGCGAGGAGAGTACAAAAACTCTAGATCCTACAATACATACAGAAAGTATGGTGACTCTAAAATGGCCCTACTTTTGTTAACATTTAAGATGTCAGAGATATTGAAAAAAAGTGGTATTACAGTCAATGCAATCCAAATCCCTGCAATCAAGATTTCAAAGAATACAAGAAGGCAATTTAAGTCAGTATGGAGACTATCGGCCGAAATTCAAAATGCTTTCGGTGCAAAACCTGAAAGCATTGCAAATACATATTTTGATATATGTACTTCCAAAGCGTTGAATAATATATCTGGTAAACTCATTAATAGTAAATTAGAAGTCATGAAGCCCTCCCATTATACCCATGGCTTATTGCAAAGCATCAGGCAACTTCTGGATATGGGTGTCTACCCTAGATATGCAGATGATGCTGATAATATAGAAAGTGTTTGGGAAGTCTGTAGTAAGATGACACAGGCTGATTTTGAAGGTGTTTATAAAGGTGAATAA
- a CDS encoding DUF3267 domain-containing protein, whose product MKYAKNIPPVDQELSNSLMNQGWKKIKEPSNLLTAFLTSIPIMAVCGLLSFFIITFFNATLVDFFEGMGTNRGVSISFRWYYIAFTLIMIYIHEMLHALWIPNFLKDENTFFGIKLWGGFVFTSQSLTKKRFIIICLAPFVTLSIVLPLILGGLNLLNGVLIILIMINAMASSVDILNALLILFQVPRGAMVVTNSFETYYKQIETVTAI is encoded by the coding sequence ATGAAATACGCAAAAAATATACCACCGGTAGACCAGGAACTAAGCAACAGCTTGATGAATCAGGGCTGGAAGAAAATAAAAGAACCTTCCAATTTATTAACGGCTTTTTTGACATCTATACCGATTATGGCTGTTTGTGGACTGCTATCCTTTTTTATTATAACGTTCTTCAACGCAACATTGGTAGATTTTTTTGAAGGTATGGGTACGAATCGTGGTGTATCCATTAGTTTTAGATGGTATTATATCGCGTTTACGCTTATCATGATTTATATTCATGAGATGCTACATGCTTTATGGATACCGAACTTCTTAAAAGATGAAAACACATTTTTCGGCATCAAGTTATGGGGCGGTTTTGTCTTTACTTCTCAGTCATTGACAAAAAAAAGATTTATAATCATATGTTTGGCGCCTTTTGTGACTTTATCTATTGTATTACCATTGATTTTAGGTGGGTTAAATCTGTTAAATGGGGTTTTGATTATTCTGATTATGATTAATGCAATGGCTTCATCCGTAGATATACTAAATGCATTATTAATTCTATTCCAGGTGCCAAGAGGTGCTATGGTGGTTACCAATAGCTTTGAAACTTATTATAAACAGATTGAGACCGTGACTGCAATCTAA
- a CDS encoding P-loop NTPase fold protein, protein MSRIDIRDIPIIHEEDDYLNIEKYADALTRFIVTSDTPITISLQGEWGSGKSSLMNIIKKKLCDHDSDEKFEAIWINTWELYLQGEEKDIIEHLSYLILKEINRIAKSKNIILEKEFDDIFSSFKRYFFKTSDILMSMTGADEEARKLALGMFNQGEHTYVSQIRNKIAKVIDILVHSENGISKKGFVFFIDDLDRIQPSFAIKVLEVLKNLFVIENCVFVLAVDYEVILKGLKSKYGEDYDENDKTYRSYFDKLIQLPFVMPISKYNINKYVMQVLYDIGYFEENHAPNNRYQAYVIKTINLTVGKNPRVIKRLMNAVKLSKIFDDSNEGLLCNDGMKLANLIFVCMQMAYPKMYDVFEQNIHYKTWTKEQQEMAYDETFNKFRLTQQKQFLDLIFEVFEYDENINKETLEKIIALSVLTNMSYNVDDDPLMYNGQEYNLSSETQSQQGSTLIDMIELNKGIRVLDVGCGNGKTTLELYSKNPSINIDAFDLSLSQIKVAKNNQEALGVPESQVNFYQKNAITIDYENKYDLIFSNATLHWVTEAKEMYGKLYKALKPEGKLAVHQGGFRSYYGLHKVVLQAIQNLDLEPYFENWEYPIYYPTSDEMEHMLLEIGYENVRVISHVTDGKEHANLIDNFKNASLLPYLNKLPDVVSRENLTTEYYDLCTSQEIDTYTHRLYIFAKKGA, encoded by the coding sequence ATGAGCCGAATTGACATTAGAGACATTCCGATTATTCATGAAGAAGATGATTACTTAAATATTGAGAAATATGCCGATGCTTTAACCAGATTTATCGTGACTTCAGATACCCCCATTACCATATCCCTCCAAGGTGAATGGGGTAGCGGGAAATCATCTCTCATGAACATTATTAAGAAAAAGTTGTGTGATCATGACAGCGATGAAAAATTTGAAGCGATATGGATTAATACATGGGAGTTATACCTTCAGGGTGAAGAAAAAGACATTATTGAACACCTATCCTATTTGATTTTGAAAGAAATTAATCGAATAGCGAAATCAAAGAATATTATATTAGAAAAGGAATTTGATGATATCTTTTCAAGTTTCAAGAGATACTTTTTCAAAACTTCAGACATACTTATGAGCATGACGGGTGCAGATGAAGAAGCGAGAAAGCTAGCACTTGGTATGTTTAATCAAGGTGAGCATACTTATGTGAGTCAAATTAGAAATAAGATTGCTAAAGTAATTGATATATTAGTTCACTCCGAAAATGGCATATCAAAAAAGGGTTTTGTATTTTTTATTGACGACTTAGACCGAATTCAACCAAGTTTCGCCATTAAAGTGCTTGAAGTACTCAAAAATCTTTTTGTTATTGAAAACTGTGTGTTTGTTCTAGCGGTAGATTACGAAGTTATCTTAAAAGGGTTAAAATCAAAATATGGCGAAGATTATGATGAAAATGACAAGACCTATCGATCTTACTTTGATAAATTAATCCAATTGCCTTTTGTTATGCCGATATCAAAATATAATATTAATAAATACGTCATGCAGGTTTTATATGACATTGGTTATTTTGAAGAAAATCATGCACCAAACAATCGATATCAGGCCTATGTAATAAAGACAATCAATTTAACTGTGGGCAAGAATCCAAGGGTTATAAAGCGGCTGATGAATGCAGTAAAATTGAGTAAGATATTCGATGACAGCAATGAAGGGTTATTATGTAATGATGGGATGAAACTGGCAAATCTAATATTTGTTTGCATGCAGATGGCTTATCCGAAAATGTATGACGTCTTTGAACAAAATATTCATTATAAAACATGGACAAAAGAACAACAGGAGATGGCTTATGATGAAACTTTCAATAAATTTAGGTTGACTCAACAAAAACAATTCTTAGATTTGATTTTTGAAGTGTTTGAATATGATGAAAATATTAATAAAGAAACTTTGGAAAAAATCATAGCACTATCGGTACTTACGAATATGTCTTATAACGTTGATGATGATCCGCTTATGTATAATGGACAAGAATATAATTTATCGTCAGAGACTCAATCACAACAAGGTAGTACCTTGATTGATATGATTGAACTTAATAAAGGGATAAGGGTATTGGATGTAGGATGTGGTAATGGTAAGACAACATTAGAACTTTATTCAAAGAATCCTTCAATAAATATTGATGCATTCGATCTATCACTTAGTCAGATAAAAGTAGCAAAAAATAATCAGGAAGCGTTAGGTGTACCAGAATCACAGGTTAACTTTTATCAAAAGAATGCTATAACCATTGATTATGAAAACAAATATGATTTAATATTTAGCAATGCTACTTTACACTGGGTGACAGAAGCTAAAGAAATGTATGGTAAGTTATATAAAGCGCTAAAACCAGAAGGGAAACTTGCGGTGCACCAAGGTGGATTCCGTAGTTATTATGGATTGCATAAAGTGGTACTTCAAGCAATCCAAAACTTGGACTTGGAGCCTTACTTTGAGAATTGGGAATATCCGATTTATTATCCAACCAGTGACGAGATGGAGCATATGCTTTTGGAAATAGGTTATGAGAATGTGCGTGTCATCAGCCATGTTACCGATGGAAAAGAGCACGCAAATCTTATTGACAATTTTAAGAATGCCAGTCTGTTGCCGTATTTAAATAAGTTACCGGATGTTGTTAGCAGAGAAAATCTAACCACTGAATATTATGATTTATGTACAAGTCAAGAAATAGATACATATACCCATCGTTTATATATATTTGCAAAAAAAGGAGCATAA
- the bcp gene encoding thioredoxin-dependent thiol peroxidase, protein MLEIGMKAPEFTLPNQDGEEVSLADYRGKKVILYFYPKDDTPGCTSQACGFTQLYPDIKEKGAEIIGISKDSVKSHKKFAEKYNLTFTLLADTETKVAEAYDVWKEKSMFGKKYMGIVRTTYLIDEEGVIIKVFDQVNAAKNPEEMLDNLS, encoded by the coding sequence ATGTTAGAAATAGGCATGAAAGCACCAGAATTTACATTACCAAATCAAGATGGTGAGGAAGTATCCTTGGCAGATTATAGAGGAAAAAAAGTGATTCTGTATTTCTATCCAAAGGATGACACACCAGGTTGTACCAGTCAAGCTTGTGGGTTTACTCAGTTGTACCCTGATATCAAGGAAAAAGGTGCTGAAATTATCGGTATAAGTAAGGATTCCGTCAAGTCGCATAAAAAATTTGCAGAAAAATACAATCTGACATTCACCTTGCTTGCAGATACAGAGACTAAAGTTGCTGAAGCTTATGATGTATGGAAAGAAAAAAGTATGTTTGGCAAGAAATATATGGGCATTGTAAGAACCACATATTTGATCGATGAAGAAGGTGTAATCATAAAAGTATTTGATCAGGTCAATGCAGCCAAAAATCCGGAAGAGATGTTAGACAATCTCAGTTAG
- a CDS encoding type II toxin-antitoxin system Phd/YefM family antitoxin → MIISTKALVSNSEMIKNYKACREKADDYGKLFILKNNQPDAVLLSIDEYERLSVIIEYFESLNAEDALKYAASLPKEGIRKRYSMDQMNNEVKE, encoded by the coding sequence ATGATAATTTCTACAAAGGCACTTGTTTCGAACTCGGAAATGATTAAAAACTACAAAGCCTGTAGGGAAAAAGCGGATGATTATGGTAAACTCTTTATATTAAAGAACAACCAACCAGACGCAGTTCTACTATCTATTGATGAATATGAAAGGCTTTCAGTTATCATTGAATACTTTGAAAGTCTTAATGCAGAAGATGCTTTGAAATATGCGGCATCTCTACCAAAAGAAGGTATAAGAAAAAGATATTCTATGGATCAAATGAATAATGAAGTAAAAGAGTAG
- a CDS encoding VOC family protein produces MKFRMVHENYNVLDLEKSLAFYKEALGLTEIRRKEAEDGAYIIVFVGNDASDFQLELTWLKDWEKPYNLGDNEFHLAFRVDDYEAAHELHEKMGCICYENKKMGIYFISDPDGYWLEIVPTR; encoded by the coding sequence ATGAAATTTAGAATGGTACATGAAAATTACAACGTATTAGATCTTGAAAAATCCTTGGCATTTTATAAGGAAGCTCTAGGCCTTACTGAAATAAGACGTAAAGAAGCTGAAGATGGGGCCTATATTATTGTTTTTGTGGGAAATGACGCTTCAGACTTTCAACTAGAACTTACATGGTTAAAAGACTGGGAAAAACCTTATAATCTAGGCGACAATGAATTCCATTTGGCGTTTAGAGTAGATGACTATGAGGCAGCACATGAGCTACATGAAAAAATGGGTTGCATTTGCTATGAAAACAAGAAGATGGGCATCTACTTTATATCAGACCCAGATGGCTATTGGTTGGAGATTGTTCCAACAAGATAA
- a CDS encoding DNA alkylation repair protein, translated as MENDNDRSISKYYGTNLAEFLADRIIDVYKEFPKKEYIQAISRKCEGLSYSKRVELHADELYRYLPEAFDEAAKILVAILGEENKNETGMFKEFYWILPLGKYVEKYGLDYFDTSMYMIEEITKRNTGEYAVRPFIRLYPEQAIEKMTKWADSDNFHLRRLSSEGLRPKLPWATKLDTFIDHPEPVFKILEKLKEDDVMFVKKSVANHLTDWLKVNKTPTIALIEEWNHSNNKNTKWIIKRATRKISIFKDADYNEVIDGGDL; from the coding sequence GTGGAAAATGATAATGATCGAAGTATTTCAAAGTATTATGGCACAAATCTAGCAGAATTCTTGGCGGACAGAATTATTGACGTCTATAAAGAGTTTCCTAAAAAAGAATATATCCAGGCCATTAGTAGAAAGTGTGAGGGCCTTAGCTATTCCAAAAGAGTAGAATTACATGCAGATGAGCTCTATAGATACTTGCCCGAGGCATTTGACGAAGCAGCAAAGATTCTTGTAGCCATTTTGGGTGAAGAAAACAAGAATGAAACAGGCATGTTCAAAGAGTTCTATTGGATCCTACCACTTGGAAAGTATGTTGAGAAATATGGCTTAGACTATTTTGATACGTCTATGTATATGATTGAAGAGATTACTAAAAGAAATACAGGTGAATATGCAGTAAGACCTTTTATAAGATTGTATCCGGAGCAGGCAATAGAGAAAATGACAAAATGGGCAGATTCTGATAACTTTCACCTTAGAAGATTGTCCAGTGAAGGATTAAGACCAAAGCTTCCCTGGGCCACAAAACTGGATACATTCATTGATCATCCGGAACCTGTATTTAAGATATTAGAAAAGTTAAAAGAAGATGATGTAATGTTCGTTAAGAAATCAGTAGCAAACCACTTAACCGATTGGTTAAAAGTCAACAAGACGCCAACGATAGCACTAATAGAAGAATGGAATCATTCAAATAACAAAAACACAAAATGGATTATAAAAAGAGCAACAAGAAAAATCAGCATCTTTAAAGATGCTGATTATAATGAGGTGATAGATGGCGGTGATTTATGA
- a CDS encoding YggT family protein: MNTSQVQHTHEKNLKFRKVVTYIFGILEVLLAFRFIFKLLGANPGSPFVSAIYSLSELFLQPFIGIFRTGVAQGIETTAYLEAATLIAMAVYALLAYGIIRIVEIMKKPQA; this comes from the coding sequence ATGAATACTTCTCAAGTTCAACACACGCATGAAAAAAATCTTAAGTTTCGTAAAGTTGTAACCTATATATTTGGGATTCTTGAAGTGCTTCTGGCATTTCGTTTTATCTTTAAGCTACTAGGTGCAAATCCAGGTAGCCCATTTGTATCTGCCATTTACAGCTTATCTGAACTATTTCTACAACCCTTTATCGGCATTTTTAGAACAGGGGTTGCGCAAGGAATAGAAACAACAGCTTATTTAGAAGCGGCAACGCTCATAGCCATGGCAGTATATGCTTTATTGGCCTATGGTATCATTCGTATCGTAGAGATTATGAAAAAACCACAGGCTTAA
- a CDS encoding ice-binding family protein encodes MKISHNNPIYKSLTVFLCFLMVFTVATPVFGASKDYESSWAKETIESALSSGIASGYPDGTFKPSNPVTRAEFLSLVNNVFGFTTSASTNYTDVSPTDWYAPAIGKAFAADYISGYPDGSMKPDAHISRQEVASILSRLKSLSATSDTPDFTDGSSIPAWSKQAIISVDEAKIMVGYPNGSFKPLAQTTRAEALVAITRAFNYNVVSEPIPVSSVGVTQDTMTLIVGGSTGTIALEITPNNATNQDVEWTSSDTSVATLENGIVTPIAEGTALIVVTSDEDQTKTATVTVTVEKSTEPTQPAETLIEPVDLGMAGDFVILSKTGISSVPNSVITGDIGVSPIADTAITGFSLTLDATNQFSVSDQVTGRVYAATYTSPTPSNLTTAISDMETAYTDAAGRAVNFTELHSGDLSGKTLVPGVYKWGTGVLMNSDVTLNGGPNDVWIFQIGEGITQANGTRITLTGGAKAENIFWQVAESVSIGTGSHFEGIVLSKTNITMGTNASINGRLLAQTAVTLDASSVVAP; translated from the coding sequence ATGAAAATATCACATAACAATCCAATTTACAAGTCACTAACCGTTTTCTTATGCTTTCTAATGGTATTCACCGTAGCTACACCAGTATTCGGTGCTTCCAAAGACTATGAATCGAGTTGGGCAAAAGAAACCATTGAATCCGCACTATCATCCGGAATTGCTAGTGGCTATCCAGATGGAACATTCAAACCAAGTAATCCAGTTACCAGAGCAGAGTTTCTTTCATTGGTAAACAACGTTTTCGGATTCACAACTTCTGCAAGTACAAATTACACAGATGTATCCCCAACGGATTGGTATGCACCTGCTATAGGAAAAGCTTTTGCAGCCGATTATATCAGCGGCTATCCTGACGGCAGTATGAAGCCTGATGCGCATATATCTCGTCAAGAAGTCGCATCCATACTTAGTCGCCTCAAATCTCTGTCAGCAACATCAGACACCCCAGATTTTACAGATGGCTCTTCTATTCCAGCTTGGAGTAAGCAAGCCATCATATCTGTTGATGAAGCAAAAATTATGGTTGGCTATCCTAATGGTAGCTTCAAGCCGTTGGCACAGACAACCAGAGCGGAAGCCTTGGTAGCAATTACTAGAGCTTTCAATTACAACGTTGTTAGCGAACCTATCCCAGTTTCGTCCGTTGGTGTCACACAAGATACCATGACTTTAATTGTAGGTGGTTCAACAGGAACAATAGCCCTTGAAATAACACCAAATAACGCTACCAATCAAGACGTAGAATGGACCTCAAGCGATACAAGTGTTGCGACATTAGAAAATGGTATCGTTACACCGATAGCAGAGGGAACAGCTCTTATAGTGGTAACCTCTGATGAAGATCAAACAAAAACCGCAACAGTAACAGTAACGGTTGAAAAGTCAACTGAACCTACCCAACCCGCCGAGACACTTATTGAACCTGTAGACCTTGGCATGGCCGGTGATTTTGTAATCTTATCAAAAACTGGTATTTCATCTGTACCTAATTCAGTCATTACAGGCGATATTGGCGTTAGCCCTATAGCTGACACGGCTATCACAGGATTCTCTCTTACGCTGGATGCAACCAATCAATTCTCAGTTTCAGACCAAGTAACCGGTAGGGTATATGCAGCAACTTATACCTCACCAACACCCAGTAACCTAACGACCGCAATTAGTGATATGGAAACTGCATACACCGATGCTGCCGGAAGAGCTGTGAATTTTACTGAACTGCATAGTGGCGATCTTAGTGGTAAAACACTCGTACCCGGTGTCTACAAATGGGGTACAGGTGTCCTTATGAATTCTGATGTAACCCTTAATGGTGGACCGAATGATGTTTGGATTTTCCAAATTGGCGAAGGCATTACGCAAGCGAATGGTACAAGAATCACTTTAACCGGTGGTGCAAAAGCCGAAAATATTTTCTGGCAAGTGGCTGAATCTGTTTCTATCGGAACCGGTTCACATTTTGAAGGTATCGTTCTTAGTAAAACAAACATAACTATGGGAACGAATGCATCTATCAATGGTCGATTATTGGCTCAAACCGCAGTCACCTTAGATGCAAGTTCTGTAGTAGCACCTTAA
- a CDS encoding lmo0937 family membrane protein, producing MLNIIAVVLVVLWLLGMVSSYTIGGFIHVLLVIAIIIVLLRLINGKKVL from the coding sequence ATGTTAAATATAATAGCAGTCGTACTTGTCGTTTTATGGCTTTTAGGAATGGTCTCTTCATATACCATTGGAGGTTTTATTCACGTTCTATTGGTCATAGCAATTATCATCGTTCTTTTGAGATTAATTAATGGGAAAAAAGTGCTATAA
- a CDS encoding response regulator transcription factor, with protein MIKVLIVDDQEIIRESLELMLNSVNNIEVIGTAPDGRDAITFVEKDKPDVILMDIRMPIMNGIESMKVIKANYPNIKVIILTTFDDDEYIFESLKHGANGFLLKGVSIKILAKSVELVHQEDAMMDTKARSKVLSLFSQIAKRNYLLKKNNHEDLLTNHELKIIQAVGQGLSDEEIASELKVTLGIVHHDISSVLKKLDLGDPTQIAIFAIQSSIMLRRIEN; from the coding sequence ATGATTAAAGTGTTGATTGTAGATGATCAAGAGATCATAAGAGAAAGTCTTGAATTAATGTTAAATAGTGTAAATAATATAGAGGTTATCGGCACAGCACCAGACGGGCGTGACGCCATCACATTTGTTGAAAAAGATAAGCCGGATGTCATTTTAATGGATATTCGCATGCCCATTATGAATGGGATTGAAAGTATGAAAGTCATTAAAGCCAATTACCCGAATATAAAGGTAATTATCTTAACCACTTTTGATGATGATGAATATATTTTTGAATCTCTTAAACATGGGGCAAATGGTTTTTTGCTAAAGGGAGTATCTATAAAAATATTAGCAAAAAGTGTTGAGCTGGTCCATCAAGAAGATGCCATGATGGATACCAAAGCTAGAAGTAAGGTATTGTCCCTATTTTCTCAAATAGCAAAAAGAAATTACCTACTTAAGAAAAACAACCATGAGGATCTTCTAACAAATCATGAGCTTAAGATTATTCAAGCTGTCGGTCAAGGCCTGTCAGACGAGGAAATAGCATCTGAACTAAAGGTTACATTGGGCATAGTACATCATGATATCAGCAGTGTATTAAAGAAATTAGACTTAGGGGACCCTACTCAAATCGCTATTTTTGCTATCCAATCCAGCATCATGCTTCGCAGAATTGAAAACTAG
- a CDS encoding MBL fold metallo-hydrolase encodes MEITYIDHSGFLLEWENCYWLFDYYKADIPVMKEHKKIIVFVSHKHKDHFNPKIFDLYNMYEDVEYVLSSDIEALQLKDQKMGINQKLWDKIIWVHPSQMYSIIIRDDSEIMIKTLVSTDEGVAFLLTYQEKTIYYAGDLNLWVWPGETEAYNTDMTLKFKTEMKALQDLHIDIAFAPLDPRQEKYYFLGVETLLNTAKVKYLFPMHFWDQPSIIQQYKKERASSIHNTKVMEVQQSGQKWNIKI; translated from the coding sequence ATGGAAATCACGTATATTGATCATAGCGGGTTTCTCTTAGAGTGGGAAAACTGTTACTGGTTGTTTGATTATTATAAAGCAGACATACCGGTTATGAAGGAACATAAAAAGATTATTGTATTCGTGAGCCACAAGCACAAAGATCATTTTAATCCTAAGATATTTGACTTATATAATATGTATGAGGATGTTGAATATGTATTATCTTCTGACATTGAAGCGCTACAATTGAAGGATCAGAAGATGGGCATAAATCAGAAGCTATGGGATAAGATTATCTGGGTTCATCCATCTCAAATGTATAGCATAATTATCCGTGATGATAGTGAAATCATGATAAAGACACTTGTATCGACGGACGAAGGTGTTGCATTCTTGTTGACGTATCAAGAGAAAACCATTTATTATGCGGGTGATCTTAATCTGTGGGTATGGCCTGGTGAAACTGAGGCCTATAACACAGATATGACATTAAAGTTTAAGACGGAAATGAAAGCTTTGCAAGACCTTCATATTGATATAGCTTTTGCACCACTTGATCCTAGACAAGAAAAATATTATTTTTTAGGTGTGGAAACGCTATTAAATACAGCAAAAGTAAAATATTTATTTCCTATGCATTTTTGGGACCAACCTTCAATTATTCAACAGTATAAAAAAGAAAGAGCAAGTTCTATACATAACACAAAAGTGATGGAAGTGCAGCAGAGTGGTCAAAAATGGAATATAAAAATCTAG
- a CDS encoding DUF3795 domain-containing protein has translation MKMPDEIDVTMFAPCGMNCLVCYRHCNHKKPCAGCLNSDIGKPEHCKKCKIKECVKEKGISYCYECLEYPCKHIKSLEKSYNTRYGASLMDNSSLVKEVGLIAFMNLEQRKYTCAVCGSIISLHDNACSECQTKVIKDKS, from the coding sequence TTGAAAATGCCGGATGAAATAGATGTAACAATGTTTGCACCTTGTGGCATGAATTGTTTGGTTTGTTATAGACATTGCAATCACAAAAAGCCCTGTGCCGGTTGTTTAAATAGTGACATCGGGAAACCTGAACATTGCAAAAAATGCAAAATAAAAGAATGTGTCAAGGAAAAAGGTATTTCTTATTGCTATGAATGTTTGGAGTACCCTTGTAAGCACATCAAATCATTAGAAAAAAGCTATAACACACGTTATGGTGCGAGTCTTATGGATAACAGCAGTCTGGTTAAGGAAGTCGGTCTTATAGCGTTTATGAACTTAGAACAAAGAAAATATACCTGTGCTGTTTGTGGTAGCATTATATCCTTGCATGATAATGCGTGTAGCGAATGCCAGACAAAAGTAATCAAAGATAAGTCATAA